The following coding sequences are from one Eucalyptus grandis isolate ANBG69807.140 chromosome 11, ASM1654582v1, whole genome shotgun sequence window:
- the LOC104427489 gene encoding disease resistance protein RGA2, producing the protein MAESLLSGIAEGVLGKIASLVLQEAVAIYGVEKQISELKETLTAINAVLLDAEEQQAKNHRLQVWLDRLRDVLFDAEDVLDEFECEALRKQVISRHGGVKEKVCRFFSLSIPLILRAKLSDKIKEIRGRLARISTEKDQFDLTMRSTDNDVAQTRSREMTYSFVNKSDVIGRDIDKQKIIEMLLQSANDKNLSVIPIVGLGGFGKTALAKLIYNDDSVKEQFELQMWVLVPQDFDIKKTIEEIIKDATGQSSSNLNIQQLQTRLLGIIKDKKYLLVLDDVWSNDRNRWQELRDLLSNGASESKVIVTTRSLEVASMMGTFPAHNLEALSLKDSMALFIKWAIDEKEKQSRPNLLEIGNDIVKKS; encoded by the coding sequence ATGGCAGAATCACTCCTTTCCGGAATCGCAGAGGGGGTGCTTGGGAAGATTGCCTCCCTGGTCCTCCAAGAAGCCGTCGCCATTTATGGTGTCGAGAAGCAGATTAGCGAGCTCAAAGAGACGTTGACTGCCATCAATGCAGTCTTGTTGGATGCGGAGGAGCAGCAGGCGAAGAACCACCGTCTGCAAGTGTGGTTAGATCGGCTTCGAGATGTGTTGTTTGATGCAGAGGACGTGCTTGATGAATTCGAGTGCGAAGCCTTAAGGAAGCAGGTGATAAGTCGTCATGGGGGCGTCAAAGAGAAGGTATGCcgcttcttttccctctctatTCCACTAATACTCCGTGCAAAACTCAGTGATAAGATCAAGGAGATACGGGGGAGATTGGCTAGAATTTCAACTGAGAAAGATCAATTCGATCTTACTATGCGGAGCACTGACAATGATGTGGCACAAACCCGATCACGAGAGATGACTTACTCATTTGTAAACAAATCAGATGTCATCGGAAGAGATATTGATAAACAAAAGATAATTGAGATGTTGTTGCAGTCAGCAAATGACAAAAACCTCTCGGTGATTCCCATTGTTGGACTCGGAGGATTCGGCAAGACAGCCCTCGCTAAATTAATCTACAATGACGACAGTGTGAAAGAGCAATTTGAATTGCAGATGTGGGTGCTTGTTCCCCAAGACTTCGATATAaagaaaacaattgaagagATTATTAAAGATGCAACTGGTCAAAGCTCAAGTAACTTGAATATTCAGCAGTTGCAAACTCGTTTGCTAGGCATTATCAAAGACAAGAAATATCTACTTGTCTTGGATGACGTTTGGAGCAATGACCGCAATAGATGGCAAGAATTGAGAGATTTGCTAAGCAATGGAGCTAGCGAAAGCAAGGTAATTGTGACAACACGCAGTTTAGAAGTCGCTTCCATGATGGGTACCTTTCCAGCGCATAATCTAGAAGCTCTTTCTCTAAAAGACTCTATGGCCTTGTTCATAAAATGGGCAATCgacgaaaaggaaaagcaatCACGCCCCAATCTCCTTGAGATTGGAAATGACATTGTCAAAAAATCCTGA